The following are encoded in a window of Candidatus Campbellbacteria bacterium genomic DNA:
- a CDS encoding type B 50S ribosomal protein L31 has product MKKDIHPENVRHVIFEDSSTKDQWLILSTVNTEETAKWSDGKEYPLYRVEISSASHPFFTGQERVMDTAGRVDKFRRRQEAAKEKASGK; this is encoded by the coding sequence ATGAAAAAAGACATTCACCCAGAAAACGTACGACACGTCATTTTCGAAGACTCCTCAACTAAGGATCAGTGGTTGATACTTTCGACCGTAAATACTGAAGAAACAGCTAAATGGAGTGATGGCAAAGAATATCCTCTGTATCGGGTAGAGATCTCTAGTGCCTCGCATCCGTTCTTTACTGGCCAAGAGAGAGTTATGGATACTGCCGGTCGAGTTGATAAATTCCGACGCCGACAAGAAGCCGCAAAAGAAAAGGCCTCGGGCAAATAA
- a CDS encoding lytic murein transglycosylase, whose amino-acid sequence MSLKLAKVPIYILIAITVTLVFTAVPVSAQETDSDKIERERELQAELEKVLKEIASQKKELQEQRSQSASIQEEIAVLDAQIRETQLQLEASRLRINQLSNDIQVKAETISELEDKTLREKESLSRLLQKMREVDDSSMIEVFLANENLSDFFKDSDSLRTLKQRILEDLERIAEYQEAAAEQKAKLEMVKNEQENITYQIEKSKEKIQVSQQQKEQLLSASKEKEQTYEEIVAERQARASEIRSALFSLRDTGDINFGQALDYARIAEEGTGVRPAFLLAIITQESNLGQNVGRCNLPSTPNRTWKEIMKPDRDHAPYLRIMDRLGLDPNTQPLSCPIGNIGWGGAMGPSQFIPSTWEMYQSRVSSVTGVSPSNPWNPRDAFTASSLFLKDLGAAARTYDAEWEAAARYYAGGGWQTRGVNYANSVMNIASRLQSQIDTLESL is encoded by the coding sequence ATGAGTTTAAAGCTCGCGAAAGTTCCCATATACATATTAATAGCTATTACAGTAACTCTGGTGTTTACAGCGGTGCCTGTTTCAGCGCAAGAAACTGATTCAGATAAGATCGAGCGTGAGCGTGAATTGCAGGCAGAACTAGAAAAAGTTCTCAAAGAAATAGCTTCGCAAAAGAAAGAGCTCCAGGAACAACGATCTCAATCTGCGTCTATTCAAGAGGAAATTGCGGTCCTTGATGCCCAAATTAGAGAAACCCAACTGCAGTTAGAGGCTAGCAGGCTCCGGATCAATCAATTATCTAACGATATACAAGTAAAGGCGGAAACTATATCTGAGCTAGAAGATAAGACCTTAAGGGAAAAAGAGTCTTTGTCTAGGTTGCTGCAAAAAATGAGGGAAGTAGACGATAGCTCTATGATCGAGGTTTTTCTAGCTAACGAAAATCTATCCGACTTTTTTAAAGATTCGGACTCCTTGAGAACGCTTAAACAGCGTATATTGGAGGACTTGGAAAGAATCGCTGAATATCAAGAGGCAGCTGCAGAACAAAAGGCTAAGTTGGAAATGGTAAAGAATGAGCAGGAAAATATTACTTATCAAATAGAGAAGAGCAAAGAAAAGATCCAGGTGTCTCAACAGCAAAAAGAGCAGCTTTTATCGGCAAGCAAGGAGAAAGAGCAAACTTATGAGGAGATAGTTGCGGAGCGTCAGGCGAGAGCTTCTGAAATACGTTCAGCTCTATTTTCACTTAGAGATACAGGCGACATTAACTTTGGACAGGCGTTAGATTACGCTCGTATAGCCGAGGAAGGGACAGGTGTTCGTCCTGCGTTTCTACTCGCGATAATAACTCAAGAATCAAACCTGGGGCAGAATGTTGGTCGTTGTAACTTGCCTTCAACCCCAAACAGAACTTGGAAGGAAATTATGAAGCCGGACAGAGATCATGCGCCTTACCTGCGTATTATGGATCGTTTGGGCCTAGACCCTAACACTCAGCCGTTGTCTTGTCCTATAGGAAACATTGGATGGGGAGGAGCCATGGGGCCTTCACAATTTATCCCATCCACTTGGGAGATGTACCAGAGCCGTGTATCTTCAGTAACAGGAGTTTCTCCTTCTAACCCTTGGAATCCTCGTGACGCCTTTACGGCTTCGTCGCTATTCCTCAAGGATCTGGGAGCTGCGGCAAGAACATATGATGCCGAGTGGGAAGCTGCGGCTCGCTACTACGCCGGAGGAGGTTGGCAAACTCGCGGTGTGAATTATGCCAACAGTGTAATGAATATTGCCTCGCGCTTACAGTCGCAGATCGACACCCTAGAATCACTATAA
- a CDS encoding 50S ribosomal protein L25 gives MSTISVEKRTERGKKLKELRSQGKIPAVFYGPKDNSEAITLSRSEFDSLLSKEGESSVVTLKGDDIEKDVLIQDIQTHPVTQFVEHVDFYVIDKTKKVEVSVPIEFVGESPAVKSLGGTLIKVLHELDIKVLPTDIPHEINVDVSELNDFESVIYARDLKLPEEVELMTNPDETVVFAEEPREEEPEETEEPASIDDIERVGEEDTEESSSEDSEGSEEESE, from the coding sequence ATGTCAACAATTTCTGTAGAAAAGCGTACCGAGCGCGGTAAAAAATTAAAAGAGCTTCGGAGTCAAGGAAAGATTCCTGCTGTATTTTATGGTCCCAAAGATAACTCAGAGGCCATAACTCTTTCTCGAAGCGAATTTGATAGTCTTCTCAGTAAAGAAGGCGAATCCTCTGTCGTAACCCTCAAAGGGGATGACATAGAAAAAGATGTTCTTATCCAAGACATTCAAACGCATCCGGTTACGCAGTTTGTCGAACACGTTGATTTTTATGTTATCGACAAAACTAAGAAAGTCGAAGTTTCTGTTCCTATCGAGTTCGTTGGCGAATCTCCAGCTGTTAAGAGTCTGGGAGGTACATTGATCAAGGTACTGCATGAACTTGATATTAAAGTCTTGCCTACAGATATTCCCCATGAAATAAATGTTGACGTTTCTGAGCTCAATGATTTTGAGTCAGTTATATACGCTCGAGATCTTAAGCTTCCGGAAGAAGTAGAGTTAATGACAAATCCAGACGAAACAGTTGTATTTGCCGAAGAACCGCGAGAAGAAGAGCCTGAAGAAACAGAAGAGCCTGCCAGCATTGATGACATCGAACGAGTAGGTGAAGAGGATACAGAGGAATCTTCCTCAGAAGATTCTGAAGGATCAGAAGAAGAGTCAGAGTAA